The Halobellus sp. MBLA0158 genome includes the window GCCGACCGCTGCAACGAGTCCTGCACCGTCACCGCCGGGAATCGATGGCAGCGGGAGGTCGCCGTACTGGCCGGAACGGAACATCACGTCGACGCGGTTGACGCTGGCGGCCCGCATTTCGACGAGGACTTCGTCGCGGTCGGGCGTTGGGCGGTCGACCTCGTCGATTTGGAGCACGTCTGCGCTCCCGTAATCGTGGTAGCGAACCGCTCTCATCTCTCAGTCACCTCAGACTGGTAGGTTGCCGGGGTGCTAATCGCTAGCGCGCTGCGCCATCGCATATCGTTCGTGGTCGGAATCGGCGACATCACATCCAACACAAAGGGGACAGTCCGAGTAGCGGTTGTGTGGACGATACTCCACGGGTTTATGTTGGGGGTGGACAGCGTGGATGGCCCCGAAGACAGTGGAATCGAATCTACAGAAACGCCCAGTCGAGGAGGTGAATTTTAGCCGTGGTGACGCGTCATACAAGATGTCGTCAGTCGCTATGAAACACATCCGGATCACAGTCCGTCCCGATCTCGACCGGGCACCCCCGTTTCTACGGTACTTACTGGATGCAGAGGCGCATGAGGAAGCACGGGCTATCGACTGGAACCGCGGCGATTCGGAGCGTTCGACGCACCTCTACGCGATCGCCGGCGACGGCAACACCTTCGCCGAACTGGCACGGGAGACGGACGGCGTCGAATCAGTCGAACTCTCGGCCCCCGACGCTCGCGTGTCGTACGCGCTCATCGAACTACAGGACGCGGCAGTCCCGATATTCGGCGGGTCCGCAACGGCGATCGACCGCGCCGGACTGGTGGTTCGGCGACCACTCGTCTACCGCGATGGCCGCATCCACGGCCACATCGTCGGCGATCCGAACACACTACAATCGACGATTGATGACCTCCCGGGGAGTGTTTCCGTACAGATCGAGACGATTCGACAGTTCCCGAGCGCCGACGTGAATCCGGCCACGACGCTGAGCGACCGGCAACGAGAAGCGCTTCAAGCAGCTGTCGCGTTGGGATACTACGATACGCCGCGCGAGGCTACACACGCCGACATCGCCGACGAGTTAGACTGCGCGCCGAACACAGCGAGCGAACATCTTCAAAAAGGCGAGGCGAAACTCGTCAGGGCCGGGCTAGCAGCGTTCACGTCGTCACTGTGATGAATCATCCAACTCCCTGACCGCTCGACTTGCGTTGCTTCAAGTACTATTGTCCACTGTATGAGACGTTGTAGTATTGCTTCGACTTGATGTGGCGTTCGGCTTCAGCATCCCGGTTCTCCTCGTTCATACCCGTATTCCGTGAGTTGCGTCCTTGTCTTTTGGTCCCCGCTCCCAAGGAGACCTACCGAGATGGAACGATTCAGACGAGGGGCCCCGCACGGCCTCCCGACCTGTGGACTAGGTAATAAACCTGCCCGCGTTACTGGGAGCAAGGGTGAGCGGGCGCCACCCCATGTATTTCAGATGTGATGTGCAACACAGACGGCGATACCGCGACCGGCGGCTGTTGTGGCGCAGGCGAACAGAAACCCGAAGACGGGGCCGGCCACTGGCTGGGCGATGTCACCCTCGACCAGCAACTCCCCGCAGACCTGCAAGCGGCGCTCGGTCGGTTCCTCGGCGTCGGGTCAGTCGATACACTAAACGAGTGGAGCGCACTGATTCGGGGGCAAACCGGTGGGGCCATCAGTGCTGACCACCTCTGTCACACCGACGAGGAAACCGGCCACTGGGGCGAGGTGGACGGCGAGCGCCACCACTTCCAGTGTTTCTACGACGCAGTCGTCCTCGCCGCGCTCACGGACCGGCCGGTCGACATCCACACCGTCAGCCCCGGTGGAACTGCCATCGAAGCGCGTGCCGTCAGCGGGGAGGACCTATCGGTTACGCCCGAGTCGGCCGTCTTCTCGCTTGGCATCGCGTCGGACGCCCACGAGCGGTCCGGGGGCGCCCCAACGCTGCAGGATAGCTACGCCGCCATCTGCCCGTACGTCAAAGCCTTCCCGAACCGCGACGCGTACGAGCAGTGGGCCGACGAGGTTCCGGCCGCGACGGTAGCCACACCCCTCTCGGGCGCGACGGCGTTCGCCCGGGCGCTGACCACGGAGGGAGACGATGACTGATGCGGATAACTGCCAAGGAGAGGAGAAAGGTGGTGAAGTCGCCGAAGGCAGTCAGTCGCCGGGGACGGGAATGGACGCAGTGTCAGTGACTGTTTCTCCGACTTGGGTGTACACAAGCACGAGCCCGATGAAACCACCGAAGGTTGCGACGACGAACGGGACAGCGAAGGAAAATCCGACGAGAATCCCCGAGAACAGCGAGCCAAACGCAACCCCCAAGCCGAATCCCATCGTCAGGATAGACAACGTCGACCCCGACTGACCCTCCTTGGCGAGATCGCCAGCCAACGCCAGTGACGGAGCGAATACGGCTGCCACCGCCACGCCTTGAAGCAACCGAGCAAGGGTCATCAGCATCGAAGACTGGACGAACCCCTGTACGAACGTCGTCGGTAACAACAGAACGAATCCAGCCAGGAGAAACGGGCGGCGACCGTAGCGGTCACTGAGTCGCCCAAGCGGAATCTGAAACAGGACGTTCGCCAATACGGCGGCGCCGAACTGGACTGAAAAGAGGAATGCTCCCTGGTCTAGGCGTGCATTGATCGTGTTGGCCAGCGGGGCGAATATCGTGAGACTCACTGCCATTACGATAGTGGCAACGCCGAGAGCAAAGACGGGATCCAACCCTGATCCATCGGGATTCCGAACGTTGATCGAAATCTCATCTGCGGCCTTATCGCGGGTCTGCTCCGGATCATGGATGAGCAACGCGATCAGTCCGAACCCCAAAACGGCTCCGGCAACGGAGACCAGAAACGCCGCATTGAATCCCGAGAGTGCGACGTCGGCGATTTCGTATGGGCCGGAAGCGACGACGACACCCGCCACGAGCGGCCCGGTCCCGAACCCGAG containing:
- a CDS encoding MFS transporter; its protein translation is MDFDFDPRILALGSARMVDGIANSFLVVVLPLYIGSQVVALPSFVGTAFQIGPVGFTLTTELLIGIVLSLFGFLNSFGQPFTGALSDRTGRRRIFLLVGLALVAVGSAGYIFFTDYVAIVLMRALQGIGAAFTIPVAVALVNELSDTDERGRNFGIFNAFRMLGFGTGPLVAGVVVASGPYEIADVALSGFNAAFLVSVAGAVLGFGLIALLIHDPEQTRDKAADEISINVRNPDGSGLDPVFALGVATIVMAVSLTIFAPLANTINARLDQGAFLFSVQFGAAVLANVLFQIPLGRLSDRYGRRPFLLAGFVLLLPTTFVQGFVQSSMLMTLARLLQGVAVAAVFAPSLALAGDLAKEGQSGSTLSILTMGFGLGVAFGSLFSGILVGFSFAVPFVVATFGGFIGLVLVYTQVGETVTDTASIPVPGD
- a CDS encoding helix-turn-helix domain-containing protein, whose amino-acid sequence is MAPKTVESNLQKRPVEEVNFSRGDASYKMSSVAMKHIRITVRPDLDRAPPFLRYLLDAEAHEEARAIDWNRGDSERSTHLYAIAGDGNTFAELARETDGVESVELSAPDARVSYALIELQDAAVPIFGGSATAIDRAGLVVRRPLVYRDGRIHGHIVGDPNTLQSTIDDLPGSVSVQIETIRQFPSADVNPATTLSDRQREALQAAVALGYYDTPREATHADIADELDCAPNTASEHLQKGEAKLVRAGLAAFTSSL
- the merB gene encoding organomercurial lyase; this translates as MCNTDGDTATGGCCGAGEQKPEDGAGHWLGDVTLDQQLPADLQAALGRFLGVGSVDTLNEWSALIRGQTGGAISADHLCHTDEETGHWGEVDGERHHFQCFYDAVVLAALTDRPVDIHTVSPGGTAIEARAVSGEDLSVTPESAVFSLGIASDAHERSGGAPTLQDSYAAICPYVKAFPNRDAYEQWADEVPAATVATPLSGATAFARALTTEGDDD